A genomic window from Streptomyces sp. HUAS YS2 includes:
- a CDS encoding AAA family ATPase, whose protein sequence is MKATTALQKQQEERALQRAQLAPMRPEWIYRRQGWNSFTREDIAQPDLADHPPLPTEDERLSDPRLAYHAHLKLVSHQGYDEVLLASFRAVMVNSDRREGILDRVIDAMSGTGKSLLLRAIGRTVQRDIEDRTGGELGAHIPVVHILAPADTDSKVNWVWEIACFLGLNPEPLNENALLRWRSYPDLSVPVNYVLENALTRLLLVDDIQRVQPHQLAPVLHYFDYLRNRLGITTIFCGTGASDIVHEARAIADRHEVAIQRRLTLRATHSPGQQDAQQKDQAHSLLPITWLDPIPFNAQDKESWLQVLAGYEKHLSLHNLNKHALTEHHEYLHNRTGGYFLALSQLICQAATLAILTGTENITRTELDAIHIGRGH, encoded by the coding sequence GTGAAGGCGACCACGGCGCTCCAGAAACAGCAGGAAGAACGGGCGCTGCAGCGGGCGCAGCTGGCGCCGATGCGCCCGGAATGGATCTACCGCCGCCAGGGGTGGAACAGCTTCACGCGCGAAGACATCGCCCAGCCCGACCTGGCCGACCACCCCCCGCTACCGACGGAGGATGAGCGCCTCAGCGACCCCCGCCTGGCCTACCACGCCCACCTGAAGCTGGTCTCCCACCAAGGCTACGACGAGGTCCTGCTGGCGTCGTTCAGAGCCGTGATGGTCAACAGTGACCGGCGGGAGGGGATCCTGGACCGAGTCATCGACGCAATGAGCGGCACAGGCAAGTCCCTGCTGCTGAGGGCTATCGGCCGCACGGTCCAGCGCGACATCGAGGACCGCACCGGAGGCGAGCTGGGCGCGCACATCCCGGTCGTCCACATCCTCGCGCCGGCCGACACCGACAGCAAGGTCAACTGGGTGTGGGAGATCGCCTGCTTCCTCGGCCTCAACCCCGAGCCCCTCAACGAGAACGCCCTCCTGCGCTGGCGCAGCTATCCCGACCTGTCGGTGCCGGTCAACTACGTCCTGGAGAACGCTCTCACCCGGCTGCTGCTCGTCGACGACATCCAACGCGTCCAGCCCCACCAGCTCGCCCCGGTCCTGCACTACTTCGACTACCTGCGCAACCGGCTCGGTATCACCACCATCTTCTGCGGCACCGGCGCCAGCGACATCGTCCACGAAGCCCGCGCGATCGCCGACCGGCACGAAGTCGCCATACAGAGGCGCCTCACACTCCGTGCCACCCACAGCCCCGGCCAGCAAGACGCGCAGCAGAAGGACCAGGCACATTCTTTGCTGCCCATCACCTGGCTCGATCCGATCCCGTTCAACGCACAGGACAAAGAATCATGGCTGCAAGTCCTGGCCGGGTACGAGAAACACCTCAGCCTGCACAACCTGAACAAGCATGCCCTGACCGAGCACCACGAGTACCTCCACAACCGCACCGGCGGATACTTCCTCGCCCTGTCCCAACTGATCTGCCAAGCAGCCACCCTCGCCATCCTGACCGGCACCGAGAACATCACCCGCACCGAACTCGACGCCATCCACATCGGCCGCGGGCACTGA
- a CDS encoding transposase has protein sequence MTQRKLWGWFESDRVSLEDRVRWQGREFRVVAFTGPYVTLQPLPEPAALVEASYGEMAGSADFAVLDEAGNAVERTRLPPLGRLLLVVGKEDRKRALMWHRHMKEVETGIRPGRRVPRADYDPASTTMEQRLKRKAAELDELDISISWRTLDDKRRRWKQADENPLVLIIDGRKGRAPSPGGRTDPRLLEIMQEVTAILARQSGGRIERAFDLVEERVETRYAKELEDPQEAKRLRLPRSTFYKRMNELGLSAILLGTTRQRASQASKPKKPYTPSYAVRPGQIMQIGTTPLRIKVLGDGGEVVSAEMTILIDVATRSIVALMIVPVVTGEGKPGQRVGGRATRTFDLVLLLAQAYAPMPTLPGWDPLTAASASALPFIKLREADPRFTEASAARPVIHPRTIIVDQGSQYLSQHFEDVCNFLGITLLYARKEEPDDKPIVERVFSSFADSFSQHVAGWTGRSHAVRGRGVERQPLWTINKVQHMAHEWVALEYQQLPHEGLQHPELPGMTLSPNEMYAAIVPGAGYRPRPLSPTDNRQLLLPAWVTVTDKGFDIENRTYQNEVGELRLMAGLHSGLAGPGKGGRWEARFNPYRPDVAWLYDHRGPGRWIKADFVHRRLLTDVHWTVDHWEEATAVVLADGGRKEHQAAIALAVKERRRRTRTAPPRHTRTGPWIPFQGPELDVDEPAANPYAGIGEIDLDSITPYESLPIPARPTAAPTGAVSTPSDRDGLAALFADTAPDDDLDEAPDHPAFDLGLPGSTETVEGEM, from the coding sequence ATGACTCAGCGGAAGTTGTGGGGCTGGTTCGAGAGTGACCGGGTCAGCCTCGAAGACCGGGTGCGCTGGCAGGGGCGGGAGTTCCGTGTCGTTGCTTTCACCGGCCCTTATGTCACACTCCAGCCTCTGCCGGAGCCTGCTGCGCTGGTGGAGGCCTCGTACGGGGAGATGGCAGGGTCGGCGGACTTTGCCGTCCTGGACGAGGCGGGAAATGCCGTCGAACGGACCAGGCTGCCGCCTCTGGGAAGACTGCTGCTGGTCGTCGGCAAGGAGGACCGCAAGCGGGCGCTGATGTGGCACCGGCACATGAAGGAGGTCGAGACCGGAATCCGGCCCGGCCGGCGCGTTCCACGGGCGGATTACGACCCGGCGAGCACCACGATGGAGCAGCGGCTGAAACGCAAGGCTGCCGAGCTCGACGAGCTGGACATCAGCATCAGCTGGCGCACGCTGGACGACAAGCGGCGCCGATGGAAGCAGGCGGATGAGAACCCGCTGGTCCTCATCATCGATGGGCGCAAGGGGCGAGCTCCCTCGCCGGGAGGAAGGACCGACCCGCGTCTGCTGGAGATCATGCAGGAGGTGACCGCGATCCTGGCGCGCCAGTCGGGCGGGAGGATCGAGCGGGCATTCGATCTGGTCGAGGAACGCGTCGAGACCCGGTACGCGAAAGAGCTCGAGGATCCGCAGGAGGCGAAGCGGCTGCGGCTGCCACGCTCGACGTTCTACAAACGGATGAACGAGCTCGGCCTGTCTGCCATCCTGCTCGGCACGACCCGGCAGCGGGCCTCCCAGGCGAGCAAGCCCAAGAAGCCCTACACCCCGTCATACGCGGTGCGGCCCGGGCAGATCATGCAGATCGGCACCACTCCGCTGCGGATCAAGGTTCTGGGTGACGGCGGGGAGGTCGTGTCGGCGGAGATGACGATTCTGATCGATGTCGCGACCCGCAGCATCGTCGCGCTGATGATCGTGCCCGTCGTCACGGGCGAGGGAAAACCCGGGCAGCGGGTCGGTGGCCGGGCGACACGAACGTTCGACCTGGTCCTCCTGCTCGCCCAGGCATACGCACCCATGCCGACACTGCCCGGCTGGGACCCTCTGACCGCGGCCAGTGCCTCGGCGCTGCCGTTCATCAAGCTGCGTGAGGCGGACCCCCGCTTCACCGAGGCCTCCGCGGCCCGCCCGGTGATCCATCCGAGAACGATCATCGTCGACCAGGGCAGTCAGTATCTGAGCCAGCACTTCGAGGACGTCTGCAACTTCCTCGGCATCACCCTCCTCTATGCGCGCAAAGAGGAGCCCGACGACAAGCCGATCGTCGAGCGGGTCTTCTCCTCGTTCGCCGATTCCTTCAGCCAGCACGTCGCCGGCTGGACCGGGCGCAGTCACGCGGTGCGCGGGCGGGGCGTCGAGCGCCAGCCGCTGTGGACCATTAACAAGGTGCAGCATATGGCGCACGAGTGGGTGGCCCTGGAATATCAGCAGCTGCCCCACGAAGGGCTGCAGCACCCGGAGCTGCCAGGCATGACGCTGTCTCCGAACGAGATGTACGCGGCGATTGTTCCCGGCGCCGGGTACCGGCCCAGGCCGCTGTCACCGACGGACAACCGGCAGCTGCTGCTGCCGGCCTGGGTGACGGTAACCGACAAGGGTTTCGACATCGAGAACCGCACGTACCAGAACGAGGTGGGTGAGCTGAGGCTCATGGCCGGGCTGCATTCCGGGCTGGCCGGACCGGGCAAAGGCGGCCGGTGGGAAGCACGCTTCAACCCCTACCGTCCCGATGTCGCCTGGCTGTACGACCACCGCGGCCCGGGACGGTGGATCAAGGCGGATTTCGTCCACCGGCGGCTGCTCACCGACGTCCACTGGACCGTGGATCACTGGGAGGAGGCCACCGCTGTAGTCCTGGCTGATGGCGGCCGTAAGGAGCACCAGGCAGCGATCGCCCTCGCCGTGAAGGAACGCCGCCGTCGCACCCGCACCGCTCCCCCACGCCACACCCGAACCGGGCCGTGGATCCCGTTCCAGGGCCCGGAGCTGGACGTCGACGAGCCTGCGGCCAACCCGTACGCCGGCATCGGTGAGATCGACCTGGACTCCATCACTCCCTACGAATCCCTGCCGATCCCGGCACGGCCGACCGCCGCGCCGACTGGCGCCGTCTCCACGCCGTCTGACAGGGACGGCCTGGCTGCCCTCTTCGCGGACACCGCGCCTGACGACGACCTCGATGAGGCCCCGGACCACCCCGCTTTCGACCTGGGCCTGCCAGGAAGCACCGAAACCGTCGAAGGAGAGATGTGA
- a CDS encoding TnsA-like heteromeric transposase endonuclease subunit, translated as MSGWHLDEWGELTASSAAALAGVALEERQPPTDPVAYHGRQGKITAWPSSFRSKVVCGSLRRLRVTVELDFDPEVVRFSGEPVELHWESGRARYRWRPDFVARMRDGSRCVVVVRPPRGIGPQWQERLAALDEVAQAAGWQVQMRSVPQGTQLENLMWLADYRFADGVDPEQEQAVLHAFRRRRPLFEGVGACGVPDLIAIDLVYGLMWQRRLLFDWDQPLPRGPLVWTAQGAA; from the coding sequence GTGAGTGGCTGGCATCTTGATGAGTGGGGTGAGCTGACAGCGTCGTCGGCGGCAGCCCTGGCCGGTGTGGCGCTGGAGGAGAGACAGCCGCCGACGGATCCGGTGGCGTATCACGGCCGACAGGGAAAGATCACGGCATGGCCGTCGTCGTTTCGGTCGAAGGTGGTGTGCGGGTCGCTGCGCCGGCTGCGGGTGACGGTGGAGCTGGACTTCGACCCGGAGGTTGTCCGCTTCAGTGGGGAGCCGGTGGAGCTGCACTGGGAGTCGGGGCGGGCCCGGTACCGGTGGCGGCCCGATTTCGTCGCAAGGATGCGGGACGGTTCTCGGTGTGTCGTGGTCGTGCGGCCGCCGCGCGGGATCGGGCCGCAGTGGCAGGAGCGTCTGGCGGCGCTCGATGAGGTCGCACAGGCCGCGGGCTGGCAGGTTCAGATGCGTTCCGTCCCGCAGGGTACCCAGTTAGAGAACCTGATGTGGCTCGCGGACTACCGCTTCGCAGACGGGGTGGACCCGGAACAGGAACAGGCCGTTCTCCATGCTTTTCGGCGCAGGCGGCCTCTGTTCGAGGGGGTGGGTGCGTGCGGAGTCCCGGACCTGATCGCTATTGATCTTGTGTATGGGCTGATGTGGCAGCGGCGGCTGCTGTTCGACTGGGACCAGCCGCTGCCTCGGGGCCCGCTGGTGTGGACGGCGCAGGGGGCGGCATGA
- a CDS encoding TniQ family protein — MVLQVPGLYGPRQSLPLLVRPLPGESTGSFVNRLAQANGLGLADFLQRVGQGMGSSSTDPARVEKYPQCTEMYVNGPGLEYLAVLAGTPAAVLQRALPGLATRHRLPGDGDAVWKWPWQPSEGHLVRYCTRCAEARGVREPSWWLMSDSWRVCARHGRWCDDSRTEPLDGLSLKELPEVVDAHLDRARLHKQFGRSGGAVR, encoded by the coding sequence GTGGTGCTGCAGGTGCCAGGGCTCTACGGTCCGCGTCAGTCTCTTCCGCTTCTGGTCCGGCCTCTGCCTGGGGAGTCGACGGGTTCGTTCGTGAACCGGCTGGCTCAAGCCAACGGGCTGGGCCTTGCGGATTTCCTGCAGCGTGTGGGCCAAGGCATGGGGTCGTCGTCGACTGATCCGGCGCGCGTGGAGAAGTACCCGCAGTGCACGGAGATGTATGTGAACGGGCCGGGACTTGAGTATCTGGCCGTGCTGGCCGGTACCCCGGCGGCCGTGTTGCAGCGGGCTCTGCCTGGGCTTGCGACGCGTCACCGGCTGCCGGGTGACGGGGACGCGGTGTGGAAGTGGCCGTGGCAGCCGTCCGAAGGGCATCTGGTGCGCTACTGCACAAGATGTGCGGAGGCCCGCGGGGTCAGGGAACCGAGCTGGTGGCTGATGTCGGACAGCTGGCGTGTGTGCGCCCGGCACGGGCGGTGGTGTGATGACTCAAGGACGGAGCCGCTGGACGGGCTGTCCTTGAAGGAGCTCCCTGAGGTCGTCGACGCGCATCTGGATCGTGCCCGGCTTCACAAGCAGTTCGGCCGGTCGGGGGGGGCTGTTCGCTGA